In a single window of the Mauremys reevesii isolate NIE-2019 linkage group 3, ASM1616193v1, whole genome shotgun sequence genome:
- the QRSL1 gene encoding glutamyl-tRNA(Gln) amidotransferase subunit A, mitochondrial isoform X1: MLRVSLREISAALKEGRVSPTELCQRCLSFIKATKFLNAYITIAEETALKQAEESEERYRRGQILGDLDGIPVAVKDNFSTAGIETTCASNMLKGYIPPYSATVVQKLLDQGAVLLGKTNLDEFAMGSGSTDGIFGPVRNPWSYSRQYREKSVQNSHTENEDANWLVTGGSSGGSAAAVSSFTCFAALGSDTGGSTRNPAAHCGVVGLKPTYGLISRHGLIPLVNSMDVPGILARCVDDAAIVLGVLAGHDPKDSTTVQDPFKPFELTSFIDASKLCIGIPKEYHAPGLSSETLALWSKAADLFENAGAKVIEVSLPHTRYSIICYHVLCTAEVASNMARFDGLEYGHRSSMDKSTEVMYAATRREGFNDVVRGRILSGNYFLLKQNYETYFVKAQKVRRLIANDFVNVFRSGIDVLLTPTTLSDTVPYVEFIKEDNRTRSAQDDIFTQAANMAGLPAITVPTALSEKGLPIGLQFIGRAFQEQQLLTIAKWFEKQVKFPMIQLQEMMDHGHTMCHHQKSAFFS; this comes from the exons ATGTTGCGCGTCTCCCTCAGAGAA ATCTCTGCAGCACTGAAAGAAGGCCGAGTGAGTCCGACAGAGCTTTGTCAAAGATGTCTCTCCTTTATCAAAGCCACAAAATTTCTTAATGCTTACATTACTATAGCAGAAGAGACAGCATTAAAACAGGCTGAAGAATCAGAGGAGAGATATAGGAGAG GTCAGATATTGGGGGATTTAGATGGAATTCCTGTTGCAGTAAAAGACAACTTCAGCACAGCTGGTATTGAAACAACATGTGCATCAAACATGCTGAAAG gtTATATTCCACCTTACAGTGCTACGGTAGTTCAGAAGTTATTGGATCAGGGGGCTGTGCTTCTTGGAAAAACAAACCTAGATGAATTTGCAATGGG ATCTGGGAGCACAGATGGAATATTTGGACCAGTTAGAAACCCCTGGAGTTATTCAAGGCAGTACAGAGAAAAATCTGTGCAGAACTCCCATACTGAGAATGAAGACGCCAATTGGTTGGTAACCGGAGGAAGCTCAGGAGGTAGCGCTGCTGCAGTGTCTTCTTTCACATGCTTTGC GGCTTTAGGATCAGATACAGGAGGGTCCACCAGAAACCCAGCTGCTCACTGTGGAGTAGTAGGTTTAAAGCCAACCTATGGACTGATTTCTCGTCACGGTCTCATTCCACTAGTGAACTCCATGGATGTACCAGGAATTCTAGCCAGATGTGTGGACGATGCAGCAATTGTATTGG GTGTGCTTGCAGGGCATGATCCTAAAGACTCTACTACTGTGCAGGACCCCTTTAAGCCGTTTGAACTAACCAGTTTTATAGATGCCAGCAAGCTCTGTATAGGAATACCAAAG GAATATCATGCACCAGGATTATCTAGTGAAACCCTGGCACTTTGGTCTAAAGCTGCTGACCTCTTTGAGAATGCAGGTGCCAAGGTCATTGAAGTGAGCCTACCCCACACACGTTATTCAATTATATGTTATCATGTGCTGTGCACAGCAGAAGTAGCATCAAATATGGCCAGGTTTGATGGACTAGAATATG GACACCGTTCCAGTATGGACAAGTCCACAGAAGTCATGTACGCTGCAACTCGACGAGAAGGGTTTAACGACGTTGTAAGAGGAAGAATTCTGTCAGGAAACTACTTTTTGTTAAAACA GAACTATGAGACTTATTTTGTCAAGGCCCAAAAAGTGAGACGACTCATTGCCAATGACTTTGTGAATGTTTTCCGTAGCGGTATTGATGTTTTGCTCACTCCCACCACTCTAAGTGATACAGTACCATATGTGGAGTTTATCAAAGAAGACAACAGAACCCGCAGTGCACAGGATGATATTTTTACACAGGCCGCAAACATGGCAG ggCTGCCAGCCATAACTGTTCCTACAGCACTTTCAGAGAAAGGTTTGCCAATTGGGCTTCAGTTTATTGGACGTGCATTCCAGGAGCAGCAGCTTCTTACTATAGCCAAATGGTTTGAAAAACAAGTAAAATTTCCTATGATACAATTACAGGAAATGATGGATCATGGTCACACTATGTGTCACCATCAGAAATCAGCCTTTTTTTCATAA
- the QRSL1 gene encoding glutamyl-tRNA(Gln) amidotransferase subunit A, mitochondrial isoform X2: MLKGYIPPYSATVVQKLLDQGAVLLGKTNLDEFAMGSGSTDGIFGPVRNPWSYSRQYREKSVQNSHTENEDANWLVTGGSSGGSAAAVSSFTCFAALGSDTGGSTRNPAAHCGVVGLKPTYGLISRHGLIPLVNSMDVPGILARCVDDAAIVLGVLAGHDPKDSTTVQDPFKPFELTSFIDASKLCIGIPKEYHAPGLSSETLALWSKAADLFENAGAKVIEVSLPHTRYSIICYHVLCTAEVASNMARFDGLEYGHRSSMDKSTEVMYAATRREGFNDVVRGRILSGNYFLLKQNYETYFVKAQKVRRLIANDFVNVFRSGIDVLLTPTTLSDTVPYVEFIKEDNRTRSAQDDIFTQAANMAGLPAITVPTALSEKGLPIGLQFIGRAFQEQQLLTIAKWFEKQVKFPMIQLQEMMDHGHTMCHHQKSAFFS; encoded by the exons ATGCTGAAAG gtTATATTCCACCTTACAGTGCTACGGTAGTTCAGAAGTTATTGGATCAGGGGGCTGTGCTTCTTGGAAAAACAAACCTAGATGAATTTGCAATGGG ATCTGGGAGCACAGATGGAATATTTGGACCAGTTAGAAACCCCTGGAGTTATTCAAGGCAGTACAGAGAAAAATCTGTGCAGAACTCCCATACTGAGAATGAAGACGCCAATTGGTTGGTAACCGGAGGAAGCTCAGGAGGTAGCGCTGCTGCAGTGTCTTCTTTCACATGCTTTGC GGCTTTAGGATCAGATACAGGAGGGTCCACCAGAAACCCAGCTGCTCACTGTGGAGTAGTAGGTTTAAAGCCAACCTATGGACTGATTTCTCGTCACGGTCTCATTCCACTAGTGAACTCCATGGATGTACCAGGAATTCTAGCCAGATGTGTGGACGATGCAGCAATTGTATTGG GTGTGCTTGCAGGGCATGATCCTAAAGACTCTACTACTGTGCAGGACCCCTTTAAGCCGTTTGAACTAACCAGTTTTATAGATGCCAGCAAGCTCTGTATAGGAATACCAAAG GAATATCATGCACCAGGATTATCTAGTGAAACCCTGGCACTTTGGTCTAAAGCTGCTGACCTCTTTGAGAATGCAGGTGCCAAGGTCATTGAAGTGAGCCTACCCCACACACGTTATTCAATTATATGTTATCATGTGCTGTGCACAGCAGAAGTAGCATCAAATATGGCCAGGTTTGATGGACTAGAATATG GACACCGTTCCAGTATGGACAAGTCCACAGAAGTCATGTACGCTGCAACTCGACGAGAAGGGTTTAACGACGTTGTAAGAGGAAGAATTCTGTCAGGAAACTACTTTTTGTTAAAACA GAACTATGAGACTTATTTTGTCAAGGCCCAAAAAGTGAGACGACTCATTGCCAATGACTTTGTGAATGTTTTCCGTAGCGGTATTGATGTTTTGCTCACTCCCACCACTCTAAGTGATACAGTACCATATGTGGAGTTTATCAAAGAAGACAACAGAACCCGCAGTGCACAGGATGATATTTTTACACAGGCCGCAAACATGGCAG ggCTGCCAGCCATAACTGTTCCTACAGCACTTTCAGAGAAAGGTTTGCCAATTGGGCTTCAGTTTATTGGACGTGCATTCCAGGAGCAGCAGCTTCTTACTATAGCCAAATGGTTTGAAAAACAAGTAAAATTTCCTATGATACAATTACAGGAAATGATGGATCATGGTCACACTATGTGTCACCATCAGAAATCAGCCTTTTTTTCATAA